In Fulvitalea axinellae, the DNA window AGTTTTACAGCATAATCGGTGAGCCACCGTATTAGGTCGCTGATAACGAAGTTTTTCGTATCGTTTAGACACTCAAATTTGGCGGAAGGTAGTAAGGGCTGTTTTGATAATAATAAAGCCGTTTCGTAGTTCTTTGTATCTTTATTTTTCTGTCGATCAATTTTTTCTTTAATATAAAGCAGTTTTGAAAAATCGCAATTCAGTGAATCATCCGTGATAACTATCCACTGATTATTTTTGAACTGAATCTCAACGCCTTCTATTTCTTCCAAGATACTCCGGATACGTTTAATACTTATCGATCGTGTATTCTTGGCTTTCTTATCGTCGGATTCAGGCCAAATTGTACTTGTCAATTCTGATGACCCTATTCCCTTGCCTTTAGTGTATGGGTACAAAAACATTAACAAGAAAATCTGACGAAGTTTAGGTGTCATCTTTTCCGTAATTTCAAAGCCATCCCGATTATACATTTCGAATTTCCCGAAAAGTCGAATCGTATTTCTTTTTTCGGTTGTAATAGGGACTTGTATCTCTTTGGAATTAGTTTTTTCGGAGATAGTCTCAGCCTGTTCTTCTTTGTTGGTTTTCTGCTGTTGGCTTATCCCTTTCTTCTTTAAGAATCTAGATATATAAAATCCTGTAACGATCGCTACCAATAAAGCGACTCCTATAATCGTGAGTAGTGCCCATGGTAAACTAGCTTCGGAAGCTTTAGGATTTTCCTTTATCGTCGTAACTATTGACGGAATTCGTAAAGAATATATTTCGATATTGGAACTTTCGTTTCCGTTTTCACTTCTGGTAACGGCCAGAAATTCGTTATTATAAGTATTAAAGAAAAGATCAGCGCTGGAACGAGTATCGATAAAGTTATAAGGAATCCCTTCACTAATTATTTCGAAATTAGGTTCATTTACCGAAAATCGATACAATTTTAGTTCGCTATTCTGCTTGAACTGTGGGTAACCTAGAACGTAAAAATACTCATGGTTTTTATCGACCAACAATGAATGGGCTGGTACGAAATGTTGCCCAATCTTGTTATCGGGAATTGTCCATAACCGTTTTATAGTCTGTTTTCCCAAGTCAATCTCATAAAGATCGTATAGATTCTTGGCCCCTAATGCTTGCTTTCCGGATTTATTTCCGATTCCTCCGAATACCAAATATTTCCCATTACCGATATAACCAGATGCGCTAAGGCTCCTCGGAGAAAGCGTATCTCCGGAGACAGGCACATTGATCCATTTTTTTCTTTCTGAATCAAATCGCAAAAGATCGTTTTTGTATTCGAAATAGCCGTATCCGGTAAAGGTATAAAATTGACTACTTGCAGAATCGGGCATCTGCAGATGATGCCAATAGTTAAGCTTTAGCCCAGAGTCGGCGTGCCATTTAGGAAGCCATTCTTTTTTTTGTTTGGAGAAATGATAGGGCTTTCCGTGGCGCAGGTCATACGCAATCAATGAGTCTTTCCAAATATCAAAATACGCCTGAATATGATTCTGTGAAACCGGAAAGTCGTTGGAATACCGCTGTATTGACCATTCTTTTTTATCACTATCAAAATATGAGAGCTTATCCGTTTCGACAACCATTAATCTATGGCGTTTGGCGTCAAACGCGATACCTGGAATAGGTTCAGCCTCTCTGCTTCCGATTTTCTCCCAAACTTTGTGATAGGGGCTCAACCATTCCGGAAATTCGACAGTAGCCACTTGTTTGCTACCTTTTTCAGGAATTGTGTTGCCGCTTTGAATATTCAAAGGCCAAACAAATTCTTGATCACCCAAATCGGCGGTAAGACTAAGGTTACGAATCGAAACCCCAGCCACATCTGTAATCGGAGAGTCCGGTATCCGCCCAAAATATATTCTTACTTCTTGTTTGGGAATAAAAGCCAAACGCCTTTCTGTGAATTCACGGCCGTTGACGTTAACAGTAATTTTGTGCCGTGAGGCATCGAATGTCATCTCTACCGGAATCCAGTGATTTCTCCGAGTGTCTTGATTCGATAGCGGAATATTTATATTTGTCTCATTGCCGTCCACAATCAGTTGCAGACTGGATTGCCCTCCGTGTATTGCCGGAATAAACACGAAGTCATAAGTCTTTTGCTTGTTACCGATTATTCTGGTAATGTATCCAAAGTGACCGTCCCAAAGGCTTAGCTCGAACCTAATACTCATCTCTTCTTCTACATAAAGAGGCGATTTAGGAAACAGGCTCAGCGATGTCCTTTTTTCCGCAGGATGTTGATAGCCGCGGAAGCGTAAACCTCCGGCGTTCTCCTTTGGACGCTCGATGCCTGCCGACATGGCGAAGAACGATATCAAACACAGCAAGATGCTTACACTAAGCTTTTTGAGCATAAACGACAATTTTTGAGGACATAGGGTCAAAAATGACGAATCATTATGATTTAGAATACAATGATAATATCTTTTTCGCAAGCCCAAGCCTACTTTTAGAGCGTTTTCTGGCTCCAAAAAGAGCCATTTTTCGAGATAACGACAGGAATTGATTTTCGATATTAATATTGGCGGATAAATGTTTCTATTTAAGAGAATTCCAAGACTAACCTGCTTTTTGGTCGCATGCTTTTTTTCGCAGGTCGCACGTCCCCAAGCCAAAAAAAACGCGCCTAACATCATCCTGATTTTAGCGGACGATATGGGGTATTCGGACCTGTCTTGTTATGGCGGGGAAATACCTACGCCCAACATAGACAGACTGGCGGAAGAGGGAGTCCAGTACACCAGATTTTATAACGGGGCACGTTGTTGTCCTTCCAGGGCGTCCATCCTTACGGGGGTGTATCCCCACCAGGCTGGGATGGGGCTGATGACTTACGGAGGCCCAAAGAAAAACGGCGCTTATGACGGTAGGTTAAATACAAGTTGCGTAACATTGGCCGAAGCCCTAAAAGTAGCGGGATATTATACTATGTGTTCGGGAAAGTGGCATGTGGGAGACGAGCCCGGACACTGGCCCACCGACCGGGGATTTGACAATTATTTCGGCTTAGTGAACGGTGCTTCGAACTACTTTAACCTTGAAAAAGCCAAATCGGAAAAGGCGAAAAAGCACACGCTAATGTTGCGGGACGCCAACCATTATTTCCCGCCCAAGGATGGTTTTTATATGACCGATGCTATTACCGAGAACGCCGTTGAGATGATTAGTAAAAGGAAAGGTTCCGAACAGCCTTTTTTTATGTATCTGGCGTATACGGCGCCACACTGGCCTTTGCACGCAAAGCCTGAAGATATAGCCAAGTTCAAGGGGAAATACTCCAAGGGTTGGGATAAACTACGACAAGAAAGATACGGCCGGATGGTGAAAAAGGGGTTGGTAGATAAAAATTGGAAGCTGCCCGAAAAGCCCTCCAGTATTCCCGATTGGGAAAGTCTTTCGCCTCGGCAAAAGGCTGAAATGGAATTGAAAATGGAAATCTATGCGGCACAGGTTTATTCTCTTGACAAAGGAATCGGTCAAGTATTGGACCTTTTGGATAAAAACGGGATGTCAGACAACACGCTCGTTGTTTTTCTTTCTGATAACGGGGCTTGCGCCGAAGGAGGAGTTATGGGCTTCGATAGCTTTAAGAATGGGGTACCTCCCGGTGGCGAAAATTCGTTTATGAGTTATGGGGAGGCATGGGCTTGGATGGGAAATACACCTTTCCGTCTATACAAGAAGAACATTCACGAAGGCGGAATCGCTACTCCGATGCTGGCCAGATGGCCAAAAGGCATTCGGAAGGCAGACCGTATTGAACGGCGATACGTTGGTCATATTGTTGATTTTATGCCTACTTTTTTGGAATTGGCTGGCGGAAATTATCCTGAAACATACAAAGGACATGACATTATTCCGATGGCTGGAAAGAGCTTATCAAGAACCTTCAGGAGAGCGAAGTCTGAAAGAGGAGAGGTGCTGTGCTGGGAGCATTTGGGGAACAAAGGGATACGCTCTGGCAAATGGAAATTAGTGAAAGTGAAGAAGGGAAAGTGGGAATTCTTTGATATGGATAAGGATGGAACGGAAACAGTAAACTTGATGGACAAATATCCCTCAATCGTTTCTGAACTGAAAGATAAATGGACAGTTTGGGCAGAAGAAGTAGGAGTTTAATACAATTAAAAAATATTATCATGAATAAATTAATGTGCCTAATTTTTTTCTTCGCCTTACTAAATATTGAAAACGCTTTTACCCAAAAGCTTTCGATTGAGGAAGTAGATGGAGGAATTCGTATCTCGGAAGGTAATGTTCCTGTATTGGTCTATAAAACCCGTGAAAGTAGCCCAAAGGCTGAAACAGGTCCCTTTGCGTTTTACGTTCATCCGCTGTATGATTTGGATGGAAATATTCTGACAGAAGAATTCCCAAAGGATCATATTCACCATAGAGGAGTTTTCTGGGCTTGGCATCAGGTGTTTTTGGGGAATAAAAACCTTGGGGATGATTGGCTGGGGCAGGATATTCGGAAGAGTTCCGTTAAGTTGAGGTCAAAAGCGAATAAGCGGATGGCTCGCATAGTGTCAGTGGTTAATTGGAAATCGGACAAACTGGAGGACGGACAACCATTTATGCGGGAAAAGACTACTGTAACGGCTCATGTTGCCGGAAAAGGATATCGTTTTGTGGACTTTGAAATTGAGCTGAGTGCTTTGAGTGACAGTTTGTATTTGGGAGGTGATAAAAGCGACAAAGGGTACGGCGGTTTTTCCACCCGAGTCAAAATGCCTGAAGATATTCGGTTCTCTGGAAAACAAGGATTGGTGGAGCCGAAGAGAACAGCAGTAGAGGCTGGCGACTGGTTATCGGTCGAGGCCAGTTTTAACGGAAAACCTTCGGGGCTGGCGATTATTAGTCATCAGGACAATCCCGGAAACCCTCAGCCTTGGATATTGAGAAAGAAAAACAGCATGCAAAATGTAGTGTGGCCAGGTAAAGACAAGGTTTTTATCCCAAAAGGAAAATCGGTGAAGTTGAAATATCGTTTAGTAATTTATGAGGGAGATTTGCCAAGTGAGGTTTTAACCGAAAGGTTCCTGTAAAAATTCCGTTTCAATCTGAAAAAATAGGAACACAGGTATTAAAAATGGAAAAGGCCGCTGACGTTTCAGACGGCCTTTTCGAACTGCACCTTAACTAAAAATGATATCTTCTGAAAGCCTCGATCGCTTCGTACTCAGGAAGTCCGAGCTCGTTGTAAGCTTTCGCTGTGTTGCGGTTTCTTTCTTCAGCTCTTTGCCAGAATTCGCGGTCGTCTTCGCCTTGGAAAACTACGCCGTCTTTCTGTGACTGGTGGAAGAAAATCGCTTGTCTTTTCTTATAAAGTTCGTCCGGGCTAATCGGCACGGCCATCTCGATTTCGTGGATGTCCCATTCATGCCAAGCTCCTCTGTAGAGCCATACCCAGCAATCGTTCATGAATTCCTCGCTCTTGATTTGCTCGATCGCTTCGAAAATGGCGTCGAGACAAACCTTGTGAGTTCCGTGCGGATCGGCCAAGTCGCCGGCGCAGTAGATTTGGTGAGGTTTCACTTCTTTGATCAAATCGGCCACGATCTTAACGTCGGCCGGTCCGATAGGGTCTTTCTTCACTCGGCCAGTCTCGTAGAACGGAAGGTCGAGGTGGTGGATGTTTTCGTCTTTCAGACCGCAGTAACGCGATGCCGCCTTGGCTTCACCTCTACGGATAAGTCCTTTGATAAGGCGTACTCTTTCCGTATCGATTTCTTCGCCGGCTTGCGCTTTTGCGTTGAGGTCTTTTCTGATTTGGTCGAAAAGCTCGGTAGCTCCGCTGTCCGATGAACCTGAAGCTTTGAAGTAATCGCTAACGAAGTCGGCGAAACGCAGAGCGTCGTGGTCGTTTACGGCGATGTTGCCCGAAGTTTGGTAAGCCACGTGAACTTCGTGTCCTTGTTCTACAAGGCGCTGGAAAGTGCCACCCATAGAGATCACGTCGTCGTCCGGGTGTGGGCTGAATACGATTACCCGCTTACGCTCCGGTGTGGCGCGCTCTGGGCGGTTGCTGTCGTCGGCGTTTGGTTTTCCGCCCGGCCAGCCAGTGATAGTACGCTGAAGGGCGTTGAACATACGGATGTTGATGCTGTACGAAGAACCTTCTTCGGCCAACAAAGTGGACATTCCGTTGTCGTTATAGTCGCGGTCGGTAAGTTTGAGGATTGGGCGTCCTACGTGCTCGCAGAGCCAAACCACCGCTTTTCTTTTCATATCCTCAGTCCACTCGCAGTCGCCCACAACCCATGGAGTTCTGAATCTCTTGAGTTCGGCGGAAGCGCTAGGATCGAGTACGAAAGTAGTGTTTTCGTGTTTTTGGAGGAAAGTGGCCGGTACCGAAGAGCTGATTTCTCCCTCTACAGTTTCCTTAACGATAGGCGATTTTCCTTGTCCCCAAGCCATCAGTACGATGCGCTTGGCCTTCAGGATGGTGCCTACGCCCATAGTGACCGCTTTACGCGGAACGTTGTCGATTCCGCCAAAGTCTTTAGCCGCGTCCACACGGGTGATGTGGTCGAGGGTGATGAGCCTTGTGCGAGAGTTAACCGCGGAACCCGGCTCGTTGAAACCGATGTGTCCCGTACGTCCGATTCCTAGAAGCTGGAAGTCGAGTCCGCCGGCGGCTTCGATTTTGTCTTCGTAACGCAAACCGTAAGCGCGGATTTCCTCTACAGGCAAAGTGCCGTCAGGAATGTTCACGTTCTCAGGCTTGATGTCAACATGGTTGAACAGGTGGTCATGCATAAAGAACCAGTAGCTTTGCGCTGCCTCCTTGTCCATCGGATAATACTCGTCAAGGTTGAAGGTGATCACGTTAGCGAAGCTAAGGCCTTCGTTCTTGTGCATACGAACCAGCTCGTCATAGACCTTTACGGGCGATGATCCCGTGGCCAAACCAAGCACGCAGTTTTCGCCTTTCGCCTGTTTCTCGCGGATCAGGTCAGCGATTTCTTGGGCGATAGCCAGCGAGCCTTCCGCTGAGTCCTTTACTACTACGGAATGAACCTTTTCGTAGCGTGTTTCCTCAGAAAATCCGCAGTTGCGGAAACTAATGTCCGGAACATTGCGATTCGCAACAGAATTATCCATATATTAAGACGTTTTTTAGAAAAACAAATTCCCTAGATTGATGATTCCCTTTAAAAGTCCGCCCCCCCAGGCGGACTTTTTATGTTTTTTAAGCTAGCTTTTAGGCCGCTTCAGTTTCTTCCTTAAGCTCAGGGTGGCTCTTTACTTTATGGCCGAGGATGGCATAGTAGAAGAGGTATCCGTAAGCGAGAATAAGTACTCCGTATGACATGTGAACGCCAACGATATCGGCTGCTGCGCCCTGGATCATCGGGAAGATAGCTCCACCGAAGATACCCATGATCATGTAGCTTGAAGCCTTGTTTGTCAATGGACCCATTTTGGCGATTCCCAATGGGAAGATAGCGCCCCACATTACAGAGTTGAACAATCCGATAAGTACGAAAGCGATAACTGTCAAGTCTCCGCTGATACCCATAAGGCCGATGGCCAACAATACCAAAGCAGGACCCGCTGTCCAGATAAGGCCTTGGTGTGTTTTGATCTTCTGCATGATGAAGATACCGGCAAAACGTCCAACTAAGAGCATTCCCCAATAAGTACCTACCAAGTCAGACTGCTTGATGAATTTCGTAAGGAAAGTCATATCCTGAGTTTCGGCGAGTTTCACCAAATATTGGGCGATACTAACCTCGGCACCCACGTAGAAGAAAATGGCCAACACGCCCATCCACATATGCGAGTATTTCAGCGGGCTTTCCTGTTGCTCGTTGCTGTCGTCGCTTGAGCTGATGGAAGCGATTTCAGGCAACTGAACGAACTTGTAGATAACCGCTACAAAAACGGTGAAAATAATCAGCCCGATGTACGGAGACTGGATAGACTGTACCATAGTGATCAGCTTTTCCTGCGGATCGCTGATGGCGTCAAGTACGTTTTTGTCGAGAAGCAGACGGCCCAAAGTCATCGGAATAAGTACCGAAGCCAATGAGTTGAAAGTTCCCGCCATGTTGATTCTAGAGTCTGCCGTGCCTGGATCACCAAGAGCGGAGATGTAAGGGTTAGCGGCCACTTGAAGTATGGCTACACTAGATCCTACGGTGAAAAGACCCAATAGGAAAAGGTAGAAAGAACTCTGCACTTCCGATCCCGCTTGCAACGCCGATTCGGCAACGAGTGAAGCCGTGAAGAATACAGCCAAACCAAGGGCCGTGCCCAAGAGGCCGATAATGAGGGCCATCTTGTGTCCCCACTTAGATATGGCCTTGGAACCCAAAGGCGAGCTGACCACAAAGCCTCCGAAGAAGGCGAATGTTACCAACGATCCCTGGAAACTTGAAAGGTTAAAAACTTTCTCAAGGTACGGTTGAAGGATACCGTTTACGTTAGTGATTCCTCCGAAAAGGAAGAACACGACGATCATGGCGATCAACGGTACTGTGTAATTCGGTTTTGTTTGCGGCGCATCAAGCACGTTGGTGCCCGCGTTTTCGTTCTTGCTCATAGTCCGAAAAAAACTTTTTTGGTGTTTACAAAAATTCCCTTTGTTCGAAAATTACCATTTCCCCGCAATTATCCTCGTGTTTCAGGGGATTTCTATTCCCGGTACCGTTTTTTTAAGCCTTAAGAGTCCTTTCCAGCGATTTTTTAGGCGTTTTTGGCGAGTCGGGACACGACTTGATTTCCAGGTAGTCCGATAACGGATCTATGCCCCTTCCCTAAGTCGGTTAACGTTTCAAATGTAATATCTTTTTTGATAAAGGGAAACATCGACACTAATTTATTTATATTAAGTTAATAAAGATCTTTAATTAAATATTTAGAATTATCAATTACGCTATAATATTTAATTAAACATAAATAATAATGATTAGCCTCTCTGTTCGCTTTAAATTTTAGTCAAATGACCAAATATGGAATACAATACCAATTTGGCGCAAAGGGTAAAGGAGAGTTAAGATTGGAAAAGTACCAAAACAAACATGGATACTTTGTATACTCAATATCAGAGAGGAGTCTAGCCATGGTTTTGTTGGCTTTAACATGGAAAAGTATTTGATTTTTTCCGAAAACTCTCCGAGATCACCGGATTTGGCCGTTTAATTCGGCTCGTCTTGCTATTTTAGCGGAAACCGGAAGGTTATCGGTATCAAATTTTTAATCTCACACAACTATGAAGTACAGAGCAGATTTTAGCCGTGTTTTCACGGCGGGTCTTTGCGCGGCGGTATTTTTGGTTTTCCAAGCTTGCGGACCTAAGAATGTTCCCGACCAGTATCGGGAAAAAGTAGAGGCCTCTCTTAATAAAGCGGGGGAAAACAGGGCTGAGTTGGAAAAAGCCCTTGAAATGGCTCCGGAAGGACAGAAGGAAGGTTTGGCTTTCCTAATCTCGTATATGCCTGAGAGGGATTTGAAGTCCTTGAGTTCGGATTATCTTTTGAAAAACCTGAAATGGGCGTACAAAGCCAAAAACGAATTTCCTTGGGCCAAAGCGATTCCGGATTCGGTATTCTATAACGACGTGTTGCCGTACGCTACC includes these proteins:
- a CDS encoding arylsulfatase is translated as MFLFKRIPRLTCFLVACFFSQVARPQAKKNAPNIILILADDMGYSDLSCYGGEIPTPNIDRLAEEGVQYTRFYNGARCCPSRASILTGVYPHQAGMGLMTYGGPKKNGAYDGRLNTSCVTLAEALKVAGYYTMCSGKWHVGDEPGHWPTDRGFDNYFGLVNGASNYFNLEKAKSEKAKKHTLMLRDANHYFPPKDGFYMTDAITENAVEMISKRKGSEQPFFMYLAYTAPHWPLHAKPEDIAKFKGKYSKGWDKLRQERYGRMVKKGLVDKNWKLPEKPSSIPDWESLSPRQKAEMELKMEIYAAQVYSLDKGIGQVLDLLDKNGMSDNTLVVFLSDNGACAEGGVMGFDSFKNGVPPGGENSFMSYGEAWAWMGNTPFRLYKKNIHEGGIATPMLARWPKGIRKADRIERRYVGHIVDFMPTFLELAGGNYPETYKGHDIIPMAGKSLSRTFRRAKSERGEVLCWEHLGNKGIRSGKWKLVKVKKGKWEFFDMDKDGTETVNLMDKYPSIVSELKDKWTVWAEEVGV
- the gluP gene encoding glucose/galactose MFS transporter → MSKNENAGTNVLDAPQTKPNYTVPLIAMIVVFFLFGGITNVNGILQPYLEKVFNLSSFQGSLVTFAFFGGFVVSSPLGSKAISKWGHKMALIIGLLGTALGLAVFFTASLVAESALQAGSEVQSSFYLFLLGLFTVGSSVAILQVAANPYISALGDPGTADSRINMAGTFNSLASVLIPMTLGRLLLDKNVLDAISDPQEKLITMVQSIQSPYIGLIIFTVFVAVIYKFVQLPEIASISSSDDSNEQQESPLKYSHMWMGVLAIFFYVGAEVSIAQYLVKLAETQDMTFLTKFIKQSDLVGTYWGMLLVGRFAGIFIMQKIKTHQGLIWTAGPALVLLAIGLMGISGDLTVIAFVLIGLFNSVMWGAIFPLGIAKMGPLTNKASSYMIMGIFGGAIFPMIQGAAADIVGVHMSYGVLILAYGYLFYYAILGHKVKSHPELKEETEAA
- the nagB gene encoding glucosamine-6-phosphate deaminase, which codes for MDNSVANRNVPDISFRNCGFSEETRYEKVHSVVVKDSAEGSLAIAQEIADLIREKQAKGENCVLGLATGSSPVKVYDELVRMHKNEGLSFANVITFNLDEYYPMDKEAAQSYWFFMHDHLFNHVDIKPENVNIPDGTLPVEEIRAYGLRYEDKIEAAGGLDFQLLGIGRTGHIGFNEPGSAVNSRTRLITLDHITRVDAAKDFGGIDNVPRKAVTMGVGTILKAKRIVLMAWGQGKSPIVKETVEGEISSSVPATFLQKHENTTFVLDPSASAELKRFRTPWVVGDCEWTEDMKRKAVVWLCEHVGRPILKLTDRDYNDNGMSTLLAEEGSSYSINIRMFNALQRTITGWPGGKPNADDSNRPERATPERKRVIVFSPHPDDDVISMGGTFQRLVEQGHEVHVAYQTSGNIAVNDHDALRFADFVSDYFKASGSSDSGATELFDQIRKDLNAKAQAGEEIDTERVRLIKGLIRRGEAKAASRYCGLKDENIHHLDLPFYETGRVKKDPIGPADVKIVADLIKEVKPHQIYCAGDLADPHGTHKVCLDAIFEAIEQIKSEEFMNDCWVWLYRGAWHEWDIHEIEMAVPISPDELYKKRQAIFFHQSQKDGVVFQGEDDREFWQRAEERNRNTAKAYNELGLPEYEAIEAFRRYHF
- a CDS encoding DUF6807 family protein: MNKLMCLIFFFALLNIENAFTQKLSIEEVDGGIRISEGNVPVLVYKTRESSPKAETGPFAFYVHPLYDLDGNILTEEFPKDHIHHRGVFWAWHQVFLGNKNLGDDWLGQDIRKSSVKLRSKANKRMARIVSVVNWKSDKLEDGQPFMREKTTVTAHVAGKGYRFVDFEIELSALSDSLYLGGDKSDKGYGGFSTRVKMPEDIRFSGKQGLVEPKRTAVEAGDWLSVEASFNGKPSGLAIISHQDNPGNPQPWILRKKNSMQNVVWPGKDKVFIPKGKSVKLKYRLVIYEGDLPSEVLTERFL